A genomic window from Sandaracinaceae bacterium includes:
- a CDS encoding aminotransferase class I/II-fold pyridoxal phosphate-dependent enzyme, whose amino-acid sequence MASDDELAELLARALDAVETLAVARTGRVSAGSPGRAARRVAETDLSRARTPRHAISELTRLLTESGVRTNHRRHFGWMNPSPHPAAAVADLLVSFANPQLATRALSPGPVEVERRLVSELAARMGLGERAGGSFTGGGSEANATALVCALVRGVPGFAEGGLAGAKPPVVYLSEEGHDSVEKLARAHGLGRRHVRWLPTKARRLSVPALARAIDEDRAADRAPTLVVSTAGTTNFGAVDPLAEVAALCAEQKIWHHVDAAWGGMAALSPRTRPLLAGVELADSVSLDPHKGLGAPLGTGVFLVRDAAVLEEAFDVQNDYGPGSSAPDPFARSLAWSRRFVGARLWLPLLQEGWPGLAARVERMFALTAPLRHAVERAGFTLLGPEATLPVVCFRDPDRADDAQGAIARFVEQSGEAWIARTRVDGRPALRACVCSHDTDPSDVEALGALLARARREA is encoded by the coding sequence GTGGCGTCGGACGACGAGCTGGCGGAGCTGCTCGCGCGCGCGCTCGACGCGGTCGAGACCCTCGCCGTCGCGCGAACGGGCAGGGTGAGCGCTGGCTCTCCGGGGCGCGCGGCGCGCCGGGTGGCGGAGACGGATCTGTCGCGCGCGCGCACGCCGCGTCACGCCATCTCGGAGCTCACCCGCCTGCTGACGGAGTCGGGGGTGCGCACCAACCACCGCCGGCACTTCGGCTGGATGAACCCGAGCCCGCACCCGGCCGCGGCGGTCGCGGACCTGCTCGTCTCGTTCGCCAACCCGCAGCTCGCGACGCGCGCGCTCAGCCCCGGGCCCGTCGAGGTCGAGCGCAGGCTCGTGTCCGAGCTCGCGGCGCGGATGGGGCTCGGCGAGCGCGCGGGGGGCTCCTTCACGGGGGGCGGCTCCGAGGCGAACGCGACGGCGCTCGTCTGCGCGCTGGTGCGCGGCGTGCCCGGCTTCGCGGAGGGCGGGCTCGCGGGCGCGAAGCCGCCGGTCGTCTACCTCTCCGAGGAGGGGCACGACAGCGTCGAGAAGCTCGCGCGCGCCCACGGCCTCGGGCGGCGGCACGTGCGCTGGCTGCCGACGAAAGCGCGGCGTTTGAGCGTGCCCGCGCTGGCCCGCGCGATCGACGAAGATCGCGCGGCCGACCGGGCCCCGACGCTCGTCGTCTCCACCGCGGGCACGACGAACTTCGGCGCCGTCGACCCGCTGGCCGAGGTCGCCGCGCTCTGCGCCGAGCAGAAGATCTGGCACCACGTGGACGCGGCGTGGGGCGGCATGGCCGCGCTCTCACCCCGGACCCGGCCGCTGCTCGCGGGCGTCGAGCTGGCCGACTCGGTGAGCCTCGATCCGCACAAGGGCCTCGGCGCGCCGCTCGGCACGGGCGTGTTCCTGGTGCGCGACGCGGCCGTGCTCGAAGAGGCCTTCGACGTGCAGAACGACTACGGCCCCGGCTCGAGCGCCCCCGACCCCTTCGCGCGCTCCCTCGCGTGGTCGCGCCGCTTCGTCGGCGCCAGGCTCTGGCTGCCGCTGCTGCAGGAGGGGTGGCCCGGCCTGGCCGCGCGTGTCGAGCGGATGTTCGCGCTCACGGCGCCGCTCCGTCACGCGGTCGAGCGCGCTGGCTTCACGCTCCTCGGCCCCGAGGCGACGCTCCCGGTCGTGTGCTTCCGCGACCCGGACCGCGCCGACGACGCGCAGGGCGCGATCGCGCGCTTCGTCGAGCAGAGCGGCGAGGCGTGGATCGCGCGGACCCGCGTCGACGGCCGCCCCGCGCTGCGCGCCTGCGTCTGCAGCCACGACACCGATCCGTCCGACGTCGAGGCGCTCGGCGCGCTGCTCGCGCGCGCACGACGCGAGGCGTGA
- a CDS encoding PilZ domain-containing protein, with translation MGQLGMVEEAGPRAATTQRSRVGPGPAKVGLRATATLLQKGDIVGRYTVQNLSAGGALLTGAKDVIKASPCRLLLELPSGESLTVGAHVRRRAVAGDVVALAVGFRHLSPQSEDRIQDAVLQLLDESYRRRHPAVLVVDASEAVRLSVASQLHALGCRVVPCEAPLSAMRVLEDPNEHVTAIVVRDAPGASPGPELLDWVAETYDRVRPILLVEDRSSDPSVGHLGVQRCLPEHLSAVLS, from the coding sequence ATGGGCCAACTGGGGATGGTCGAAGAGGCGGGGCCGCGAGCCGCGACGACGCAGAGGTCGCGGGTAGGCCCGGGGCCGGCGAAGGTCGGGCTGCGCGCGACCGCGACGTTGCTGCAAAAGGGCGACATCGTCGGGCGCTACACGGTGCAGAACCTGTCGGCGGGGGGCGCGCTGCTGACCGGCGCGAAGGACGTGATCAAGGCGTCGCCGTGCCGGCTGCTGCTCGAGCTGCCGAGCGGCGAGTCGCTCACCGTCGGGGCCCACGTGCGTCGGCGCGCGGTGGCGGGCGACGTCGTCGCGCTCGCGGTCGGCTTCCGGCACCTGTCGCCGCAGAGCGAGGACCGCATCCAGGACGCGGTGCTCCAGCTCCTCGACGAGAGCTACCGGCGGCGTCACCCCGCGGTGCTCGTGGTCGACGCCTCCGAGGCGGTGCGGCTCAGCGTGGCCAGCCAGCTCCACGCGCTCGGCTGTCGTGTGGTCCCGTGCGAGGCCCCGCTGAGCGCCATGCGCGTGCTCGAGGATCCGAACGAGCACGTCACGGCCATCGTCGTCCGCGACGCGCCCGGCGCGAGCCCCGGGCCGGAGCTGCTCGACTGGGTCGCCGAGACCTACGACCGCGTGCGTCCCATCCTCCTCGTCGAGGACCGGAGCAGCGACCCGTCGGTCGGCCACCTCGGCGTCCAGCGCTGCCTCCCGGAGCACCTCTCCGCCGTCCTCTCCTGA
- a CDS encoding endonuclease/exonuclease/phosphatase family protein — protein sequence MRSTPLCTSLLCCSLILLHGCADDSGTDRSPDASVVDASASDGGVETTVPDAGSCASACAAEALVCNQESGACVECLDASHCDGVSEVCVENECQACAADVEGCQEPEPEPEPEPEPGWIPIRFATYNVRTSQLDNGAWGDSRVGFDANDAARMARVADTIAAQSLTVVAVQEVHAPERSVILERLRTRHGQRWGSTDQRSSNDSAVLFRRDEWRLDTQGFFATPVRSLGGGGPRTRYQVRALLEHVSTGRRVWFYSVHFSAGAEHQDLREEAARRTVESIESRRLPFVLGGDFNTAADSSVGRVFERSGLMKYTRRAADRVVNDHCATHNSRAGSAGHQSCPGAPARQIDHVWVSRSGTRVRTHRVTASARTSRASDHNPVTAILELRD from the coding sequence ATGCGGTCGACCCCTCTCTGCACTTCTCTCCTGTGCTGCTCGCTCATCCTGCTGCACGGATGCGCGGACGACTCGGGTACGGACCGGAGCCCCGACGCGAGCGTCGTGGACGCCAGCGCGTCGGACGGCGGCGTGGAGACGACGGTCCCGGACGCAGGCTCTTGCGCGAGCGCGTGCGCGGCGGAGGCGCTCGTCTGCAATCAGGAGAGCGGCGCGTGCGTGGAGTGTCTCGACGCGAGCCACTGCGACGGAGTGAGTGAGGTGTGCGTCGAGAACGAGTGTCAGGCGTGCGCAGCCGACGTCGAGGGATGCCAGGAGCCCGAACCGGAGCCCGAGCCGGAGCCCGAGCCGGGTTGGATCCCGATCCGCTTCGCCACGTACAACGTGCGCACCTCGCAGCTCGACAACGGCGCGTGGGGAGACTCGCGCGTGGGCTTCGACGCGAACGACGCCGCGCGAATGGCGCGCGTCGCCGACACCATCGCCGCGCAGAGCTTGACCGTGGTCGCCGTACAGGAGGTCCACGCGCCCGAGCGAAGCGTGATCCTCGAGCGGCTCCGGACGCGCCACGGGCAGCGCTGGGGCTCGACGGATCAGCGGTCCAGCAACGACAGCGCCGTGCTGTTCAGACGGGACGAGTGGCGCCTGGACACGCAAGGCTTCTTCGCCACGCCGGTGCGCAGCCTGGGAGGAGGAGGGCCGCGCACGCGCTATCAGGTGCGCGCGCTCCTCGAGCACGTCTCCACGGGGCGGCGCGTCTGGTTCTACAGCGTGCACTTCTCGGCCGGGGCCGAGCACCAGGACCTCCGCGAGGAGGCCGCGCGCCGGACGGTGGAGTCGATCGAGAGCCGACGCCTGCCCTTCGTCCTCGGCGGCGACTTCAACACGGCGGCGGACAGCAGCGTCGGGCGCGTCTTCGAGCGCAGCGGCCTCATGAAGTACACGCGCAGAGCCGCCGATCGAGTCGTGAACGACCACTGCGCGACCCACAATTCGCGCGCCGGATCGGCGGGCCACCAGTCGTGCCCGGGCGCGCCCGCGAGGCAGATCGACCACGTGTGGGTGAGTCGCTCCGGGACGCGAGTGCGTACCCACCGCGTCACGGCGAGCGCGCGAACCTCTCGCGCATCGGACCACAACCCCGTCACGGCGATCCTCGAGCTCCGGGACTGA
- a CDS encoding succinate dehydrogenase cytochrome b subunit, producing MAKMRWELLGTSVGLKLLMAASGLLWTGWVVLHMAGNLLVFAGPETINGYGAVLQGSPLLWVMRAGLLALLAVHVTSAALLTRRAREAKGRYQRRLAARDSTLASRTMRWGGLFILLFLVYHLVHIYGPLHAAYVPGDVHHNLVVGLSDPLAGSLYVLATLVFGLHLHHGTWSMFRTLGLERVPKLRRVTGAGSALITLGFLAPCVASMTGLLSA from the coding sequence ATGGCGAAGATGCGCTGGGAGCTGCTCGGGACGTCGGTGGGATTGAAGCTGCTCATGGCAGCGAGCGGCCTGCTCTGGACGGGCTGGGTGGTGCTGCACATGGCCGGCAACCTGCTCGTGTTCGCGGGGCCCGAGACGATCAACGGGTACGGCGCGGTGCTCCAGGGCAGCCCGCTGCTCTGGGTGATGCGCGCCGGGCTGCTCGCGCTCCTCGCCGTGCACGTCACGAGCGCGGCCCTGCTCACGCGGCGCGCCCGCGAGGCGAAGGGTCGCTACCAGCGTCGCCTCGCGGCCCGGGACTCGACCCTCGCCTCGCGCACCATGCGCTGGGGCGGGCTCTTCATCCTGCTCTTCCTCGTCTACCACCTCGTGCACATCTACGGCCCGCTCCACGCGGCCTACGTCCCGGGCGACGTGCACCACAACCTCGTCGTCGGCCTCTCCGACCCGCTCGCGGGGAGCCTCTACGTGCTCGCGACGCTGGTCTTCGGGCTGCATCTGCACCACGGCACCTGGAGCATGTTCCGCACCCTCGGCCTCGAGCGCGTTCCGAAGCTGCGGCGCGTGACGGGGGCGGGGAGCGCGCTCATCACGCTCGGCTTCCTCGCGCCCTGCGTCGCGTCGATGACCGGCCTGCTCAGCGCATGA
- a CDS encoding SRPBCC family protein gives MDVRVRTKLRYPCDARTLFDLIASDDGILSFVGFGPIPGTRETRRETGDHDEVGAIGRTTNADGTTHRETVLEVDPPRRYRLRIDEFSSVFRFIVRYAEETYAIEGVEAPVELHRTFVFHPTTPLVLPLTIPLAYGAFRVALHRSNLRMRALIAERAGW, from the coding sequence GTGGACGTCCGCGTACGAACCAAGCTGCGCTACCCGTGCGACGCACGGACGCTCTTCGATCTCATCGCGAGCGACGACGGGATCCTGTCGTTCGTCGGGTTCGGGCCGATCCCCGGCACGCGCGAGACGAGGCGCGAGACCGGCGATCACGACGAGGTGGGCGCGATCGGCCGCACGACGAACGCCGATGGAACGACCCACCGGGAGACGGTGCTCGAGGTGGACCCCCCGCGACGCTATCGGCTGCGCATCGACGAGTTCTCGTCGGTCTTCCGGTTCATCGTGCGCTACGCCGAGGAGACCTACGCGATCGAGGGCGTCGAGGCGCCGGTGGAGCTGCACCGCACGTTCGTCTTCCACCCGACCACGCCGCTCGTCCTGCCGCTGACGATCCCGCTCGCCTACGGCGCCTTCCGCGTCGCGCTCCACCGCAGCAACCTCCGCATGCGCGCCCTCATCGCCGAGCGCGCGGGCTGGTAG
- a CDS encoding serine/threonine-protein kinase gives MPAKRILRAMFVEAATAAGAELPADLRGLALARVRGTLLFLAAFFALTIPLRWLTWGKAGGRALVVVTVVSATVSVLSLVTWALLRFAKLPAKSALAAGLVYEVWVCFALAMVEQVLVGRSPMPFRLSLVAIFVLVFPLVIPSPPRWRLITTATCAATAPFAIALAQLLSGAVHPRELVLASVPTVVVGVLAMWLGQVVHRLRLAASQGEALGQYELVKRIGEGGMGEVWEARHAQLLRPAAVKLIRAETAGAYGDAARARFRREAQATSALRSPHTVELYDFGVTDDGTLYYAMELLDGLDLETLVKRFGPMHPGRVLHVLEGVARSLAEAHDLGLVHRDIKPANLYLCRVGIELDFVKLLDFGLVKPRTLAEDSPVSMAGAISGTPGYVAPEHAAGEPLDGRADLYSLGCVAYYLATGKRVFHRGTKASLLAAHRTEDPIRPSLRAPERDIPEALDEIIMSLLCRDRERRPGNARHLLRLVEEAAATCPKWTRLDTYAWWSAHLGVETRPELVL, from the coding sequence GTGCCGGCGAAGCGCATCCTGCGGGCGATGTTCGTCGAGGCCGCCACCGCGGCCGGCGCGGAGCTCCCGGCCGACCTGCGGGGCCTCGCCCTCGCGCGCGTCCGCGGCACGCTCCTCTTCCTCGCCGCGTTCTTCGCCCTGACCATCCCGCTCCGCTGGCTCACCTGGGGTAAGGCCGGCGGCCGCGCGCTCGTTGTCGTGACCGTGGTCAGCGCGACCGTCAGCGTGCTCAGCCTCGTGACGTGGGCCCTGCTCCGCTTCGCGAAGCTCCCGGCGAAGTCCGCGCTCGCGGCGGGGCTCGTCTACGAGGTGTGGGTCTGCTTCGCGCTCGCGATGGTCGAGCAGGTCCTCGTGGGGCGGTCCCCCATGCCCTTCCGTCTCTCGCTCGTCGCGATCTTCGTGCTCGTCTTCCCGCTCGTGATCCCGAGCCCGCCGCGCTGGCGCCTGATCACCACCGCGACCTGCGCCGCCACCGCCCCCTTCGCGATCGCGCTGGCCCAGCTGCTGTCGGGGGCCGTGCACCCGCGGGAGCTCGTCCTGGCGAGCGTGCCCACCGTCGTCGTCGGCGTGCTCGCGATGTGGCTCGGCCAGGTCGTGCACCGCCTGCGTCTGGCCGCGTCGCAGGGTGAGGCGCTCGGCCAGTACGAGCTGGTGAAGCGCATCGGCGAGGGCGGCATGGGCGAGGTGTGGGAGGCCCGACACGCCCAGCTGCTCCGGCCGGCCGCGGTGAAGCTCATCCGCGCAGAGACCGCCGGCGCGTACGGCGACGCGGCCCGGGCGCGCTTCCGTCGCGAGGCCCAGGCGACCAGCGCGCTCCGCTCGCCCCACACGGTCGAGCTCTACGACTTCGGCGTGACGGACGATGGCACGTTGTATTACGCGATGGAGCTCCTCGACGGGCTCGACCTGGAGACCCTCGTCAAGCGCTTTGGCCCCATGCACCCGGGGCGCGTGCTCCACGTCCTCGAGGGCGTGGCGCGCTCCCTCGCCGAGGCCCACGACCTCGGCCTGGTGCACCGCGACATCAAGCCGGCCAACCTCTACCTCTGCCGCGTCGGCATCGAGCTGGACTTCGTCAAGCTGCTCGACTTCGGGCTCGTCAAGCCGCGCACCCTGGCCGAGGACAGCCCCGTCTCGATGGCCGGCGCGATCAGCGGCACCCCCGGCTACGTCGCCCCCGAGCACGCGGCCGGCGAGCCCCTGGACGGCCGCGCCGATCTCTACAGCCTCGGCTGCGTCGCGTACTACCTCGCGACCGGCAAGCGCGTCTTCCACCGCGGCACGAAGGCGAGCCTGCTGGCCGCCCACCGCACCGAGGATCCGATCCGCCCGTCGCTCCGCGCCCCCGAGCGGGACATCCCCGAGGCGCTCGACGAGATCATCATGTCGCTCCTCTGTCGCGATCGAGAGCGGCGCCCTGGGAACGCCCGCCACCTGCTCAGGCTCGTCGAGGAGGCGGCCGCGACCTGCCCGAAGTGGACCCGCCTCGACACCTACGCGTGGTGGTCCGCGCACCTCGGCGTCGAGACGAGGCCGGAGCTGGTGCTCTGA
- a CDS encoding bifunctional aldolase/short-chain dehydrogenase has protein sequence MKSRWNDADAPRDPLALRAYTSQLLGREPSLVLHGGGNTSVKLEVPDFFGDPTEVLYVKGSGWDLASIEPAGFSPVRLDVLKRMAALDALTDADMVREQRVAMLDPTAPNPSVEAILHAVIPFRYVDHTHADAVVTLTNTPDGEARIRALYGDRVLYIPYVMPGFVLAREVYRLTKDVDWSKVEGMVLLHHGVFSFADDARESYERMIRLVDEAERSLSEHGAIDAPATGEGARPDPIALATLRRRVSDVAGRAMIARFDGRPEAHGFASRPDAADLATRGPVTPDHVIRTKRVPMMFTGDVEAVGRYAEAYRGFFSRHDDGALTMLDPAPRWAVWKDRGVVSFGASAKAADQVKDIARHTARCFQWGEALGGWTPLGEKDLFEMEYWELEQAKLKKGGATPPLAGQIALVAGGATGIGKATADALRQQGAAVCVLDVRPEVEAFAGKDALGIVCDLTDRAQVDAAVTRCVETFGGLDIVVSNAGTFPPSQPIAELDEETWTRTLDVNVSGHLRVLRAAAPYLERGVSPSVLVVASKNVPAPGPGAAAYSASKAALTQLARVAALEMGPKGVRVNMLHPDKIFDTELWTEEKIRLRAAHYGLSVEAYKRSNLLGLEVVSADVARIACALVSETFRATTGAQIAVDGGNDRVI, from the coding sequence ATGAAGAGTCGATGGAACGACGCCGACGCGCCGCGCGATCCCCTCGCCCTGCGCGCCTACACCTCGCAGCTGCTCGGGCGCGAGCCGAGCCTCGTGCTGCACGGCGGCGGCAACACGAGCGTGAAGCTCGAGGTGCCGGACTTCTTCGGCGACCCGACCGAGGTGCTCTACGTCAAGGGCAGCGGCTGGGACCTCGCGTCGATCGAGCCGGCCGGCTTCTCGCCCGTGCGGCTCGACGTGCTGAAGCGCATGGCCGCGCTCGACGCGCTGACCGACGCCGACATGGTGCGTGAGCAGCGCGTGGCGATGCTCGACCCGACGGCGCCGAACCCGTCGGTCGAGGCGATCCTGCACGCGGTGATCCCGTTCCGGTACGTCGACCACACCCACGCCGACGCGGTCGTCACGCTCACCAACACGCCCGACGGCGAGGCGCGCATCCGCGCCCTCTACGGCGACCGGGTGCTCTACATCCCGTACGTGATGCCGGGCTTCGTGCTCGCGCGCGAGGTCTACCGGCTCACGAAGGACGTCGACTGGTCGAAGGTGGAGGGCATGGTCCTCCTGCACCACGGCGTCTTCTCGTTCGCGGACGACGCGCGCGAGAGCTACGAGCGCATGATCCGGCTCGTCGACGAGGCCGAGCGCTCGCTCTCCGAGCACGGCGCCATCGACGCGCCCGCGACGGGGGAGGGCGCCCGGCCGGATCCCATCGCGCTCGCCACGCTCCGGAGGCGCGTCAGCGACGTCGCGGGCCGCGCCATGATCGCGCGCTTCGACGGACGCCCGGAGGCGCACGGCTTCGCGAGCCGCCCGGACGCGGCCGACCTCGCGACCCGCGGCCCCGTCACGCCCGATCACGTGATCCGCACCAAGCGCGTGCCGATGATGTTCACCGGAGACGTCGAGGCGGTCGGACGCTACGCGGAAGCCTACCGCGGCTTCTTCTCGCGTCATGACGACGGCGCGTTGACCATGCTCGACCCCGCGCCGCGCTGGGCCGTGTGGAAGGACCGCGGGGTGGTCAGCTTCGGCGCCAGCGCCAAGGCCGCCGACCAGGTGAAGGACATCGCCCGCCACACCGCCAGGTGCTTCCAGTGGGGCGAGGCGCTCGGCGGCTGGACGCCGCTCGGGGAGAAGGACCTCTTCGAGATGGAGTACTGGGAGCTCGAGCAGGCCAAGCTGAAGAAGGGCGGCGCGACGCCTCCCCTGGCCGGGCAGATCGCGCTCGTCGCGGGCGGCGCCACCGGCATCGGCAAGGCCACCGCAGACGCGCTCCGACAGCAAGGCGCGGCGGTGTGCGTGCTGGACGTGCGGCCGGAGGTGGAGGCCTTCGCCGGTAAGGACGCGCTCGGGATCGTGTGCGACCTGACCGATCGCGCGCAGGTCGACGCCGCGGTGACGCGCTGCGTGGAGACCTTCGGCGGGCTCGACATCGTCGTCAGCAACGCGGGCACCTTCCCGCCGAGCCAGCCCATCGCGGAGCTCGACGAGGAGACCTGGACCCGCACCCTCGATGTCAACGTCAGTGGCCATCTTCGGGTGCTGCGCGCGGCGGCGCCCTACCTCGAGCGCGGCGTCTCCCCGTCGGTGCTCGTCGTGGCGTCGAAGAACGTGCCCGCCCCCGGGCCCGGCGCGGCCGCGTACTCCGCGAGCAAGGCCGCGCTGACCCAGCTCGCGCGCGTCGCGGCGCTCGAGATGGGCCCCAAGGGCGTGCGCGTGAACATGCTCCACCCGGACAAGATCTTCGACACCGAGCTCTGGACCGAAGAGAAGATTCGCCTGCGCGCCGCCCACTACGGGCTGAGCGTCGAGGCGTACAAGCGCAGCAACCTGCTCGGCCTCGAGGTCGTCTCCGCCGACGTGGCGAGGATCGCGTGCGCGCTCGTGAGCGAGACCTTCCGCGCGACCACCGGGGCGCAGATCGCGGTCGACGGCGGCAACGACCGGGTCATTTGA